From one Jatrophihabitans sp. genomic stretch:
- a CDS encoding glycosyltransferase, which produces MDGRNDITGRGVRLAFFDDYGEVPGHHPDYIVGLGLAAKAPIYCPASFLNGRPSTTGLIHHGMTGDVDRSPGPTRANLQKAYEDAARLGADVLVNLFLDENWDAFPIERQGMRLAHALHRPGALPGTLGGINAVKRGDAVEVLKTLAETDMVVVHTAAGFRQAAQWIPPDRIIRLGWPAAAVESIRHRFAAAASADGVGDEPYALLIGRGNRYKGIRVLLEAVGSGLPLRIAGKLEVAEDAAWLAGTFPRARVSWEPGWVDNQRLNELIAGAGVIVFPYLSGFDAHGGVSGALVHAMTFAKPIIVSEELRAQVPDLASCQVVPTGDAVALRAALSRALTSPADFGQPTRELEEYLVENHSYERHVEHLANRLPHP; this is translated from the coding sequence ATGGATGGACGTAACGACATCACGGGACGCGGAGTGAGACTGGCCTTTTTTGATGACTACGGTGAAGTGCCAGGACATCACCCGGATTACATTGTCGGCCTGGGCTTGGCGGCCAAGGCGCCGATTTACTGCCCGGCGAGCTTTCTCAACGGCCGCCCGTCGACGACCGGCCTGATCCACCACGGTATGACCGGTGATGTGGACCGCTCTCCCGGGCCTACCCGGGCCAATCTACAGAAGGCCTATGAGGACGCCGCACGGCTCGGGGCTGATGTTCTTGTCAACCTGTTCCTCGACGAGAACTGGGACGCCTTTCCGATCGAGAGGCAGGGCATGCGGCTGGCGCACGCCCTGCACCGCCCGGGCGCACTCCCGGGCACCCTGGGTGGCATCAACGCTGTCAAGCGCGGTGATGCCGTGGAGGTCCTCAAAACCCTCGCGGAGACCGACATGGTCGTCGTGCACACTGCGGCCGGCTTTCGCCAGGCGGCCCAGTGGATCCCCCCGGACAGGATCATCCGCTTGGGGTGGCCCGCTGCCGCGGTCGAGTCGATCCGTCATCGCTTCGCGGCCGCGGCGTCGGCCGACGGAGTCGGAGACGAGCCGTACGCTCTTCTCATCGGGAGAGGGAACCGCTACAAAGGCATTCGCGTCCTGCTTGAGGCGGTCGGCTCGGGGCTTCCGCTACGGATCGCCGGAAAGCTGGAGGTGGCCGAGGACGCGGCCTGGCTGGCCGGGACTTTTCCTCGCGCGCGGGTGTCGTGGGAGCCGGGATGGGTAGACAACCAGCGGCTGAACGAGCTGATCGCCGGCGCCGGCGTTATCGTGTTCCCCTACCTGTCTGGCTTCGACGCGCACGGCGGGGTCTCCGGTGCGCTGGTCCATGCGATGACCTTCGCCAAGCCGATCATCGTCTCTGAGGAACTGCGCGCGCAGGTGCCGGACCTGGCCTCTTGCCAGGTGGTGCCGACCGGCGACGCGGTCGCGCTGCGGGCGGCTCTGAGCCGGGCGCTGACGAGTCCGGCAGACTTCGGGCAGCCGACTCGGGAACTCGAAGAATATCTGGTCGAGAACCACAGCTATGAACGACATGTCGAGCACTTGGCTAACCGGCTGCCGCACCCCTGA
- a CDS encoding SIS domain-containing protein gives MADNIDESEVVKAMEMMRRCQGLLIFSGVGQNLLLAGKVASTFSSLSLRAVSADPIAALHGGMGLFRSDDLLILISKSGETPELVRFLDACGQIDYSNTLGIHSSRGSTLAAGCRHSVYVPIESEADHLDLAPTASSVCILGFLQSLATQLASEAGLSASAFRRTHPGGTIGLDPVRIR, from the coding sequence ATGGCCGATAACATCGACGAGTCGGAAGTCGTCAAGGCCATGGAAATGATGCGACGCTGCCAGGGCCTCCTGATATTCAGCGGCGTCGGACAGAACCTGCTGCTGGCCGGCAAGGTGGCGTCGACGTTCAGTTCGCTTTCCCTGCGAGCTGTGAGCGCGGACCCGATCGCGGCGTTGCACGGGGGCATGGGCCTGTTCAGGTCGGACGACCTCCTGATCCTCATCTCCAAGAGCGGAGAGACGCCCGAGCTTGTTCGCTTCTTGGACGCGTGCGGGCAAATCGATTATTCGAACACGCTGGGTATCCACTCGTCGCGGGGTTCCACGCTCGCGGCGGGCTGCCGGCACTCGGTCTACGTGCCGATAGAGAGCGAGGCGGACCACCTCGACCTCGCCCCGACGGCCTCGTCGGTCTGCATCCTCGGCTTTCTGCAATCGCTGGCCACCCAACTCGCGAGTGAAGCGGGCCTGTCTGCATCCGCCTTCCGGAGGACGCACCCCGGGGGCACCATAGGCCTCGACCCCGTGCGGATCAGATGA
- a CDS encoding NTP transferase domain-containing protein produces MKLDEVPYVIVQAGGRGSRMGQLTANKPKCLLSVDGEPLLYRLFRQLPQARFIIVADYRADVLTAYLETVPPDVGFDVVMAERDGTLSGLSAAISMVDDTSAFLVLWCDLLFEEFPKEDLGDRLLVGLSDQFRCRWSVDDDGLLKEVPSSSRGVAGLFAVPSKDHLGDLPAHGEFVRHLKQSSTSFDTVVLRGMREFGTLAAWREYEEQHAGQTTRFFNKVEIKGREVVKTARANQYVHLLEAEARWYEVVAELGFPHAPRLLRHSPLTIERIDGTHPFGLNLGSDGKAQVLTGIMDCLDQLHGLSSAPPDPESDRIVYHEKTVNRLSSIRRLLPNVDRPSFVINGRTCRNPLHPRYADWFDATMDCLPTVDHALIHGDPTFSNTLVDKVGDIWLIDPRGTFGRAECYGDPRYDWAKLLYSVEGNYDQFNRRNFRLTVSGQVVALEIASNGWEQQGPLISERIKESAVDIEIIHALIWLSLTGYALDDVDSAIGAFYQGVYLLEKVAE; encoded by the coding sequence ATGAAGCTCGACGAGGTTCCTTACGTGATCGTCCAGGCCGGAGGGCGCGGGTCACGCATGGGACAGCTCACGGCGAACAAACCCAAATGTCTGCTCTCAGTCGACGGAGAGCCGCTTCTTTACCGGCTTTTCCGCCAGCTGCCCCAGGCGCGGTTCATCATCGTCGCGGACTACCGCGCTGATGTCCTGACGGCTTATCTGGAGACAGTGCCCCCGGACGTGGGTTTTGACGTCGTAATGGCGGAGCGCGACGGCACGCTGAGCGGGCTGTCGGCAGCGATCTCCATGGTGGATGACACGTCCGCTTTCCTGGTCCTCTGGTGCGACCTGCTGTTCGAGGAGTTTCCGAAGGAAGACCTGGGCGACCGGTTGCTGGTCGGCCTCAGCGATCAATTTCGCTGCCGCTGGAGCGTTGACGATGATGGGCTGCTGAAGGAAGTGCCCTCCAGCAGCCGGGGGGTGGCAGGCCTGTTCGCGGTTCCCTCGAAGGATCATCTCGGGGACCTCCCGGCCCACGGCGAATTCGTCAGACACCTCAAGCAGTCGTCGACCTCTTTCGACACCGTGGTCCTCCGCGGAATGCGGGAGTTCGGCACCCTGGCCGCGTGGCGGGAGTACGAGGAGCAACACGCGGGGCAGACCACCCGCTTCTTCAACAAGGTGGAGATCAAGGGTCGTGAGGTCGTCAAGACAGCGCGCGCGAACCAGTATGTCCACCTGTTGGAAGCGGAGGCGCGTTGGTATGAGGTGGTCGCCGAGCTCGGGTTTCCGCATGCTCCCCGGCTGCTACGCCACTCCCCGCTCACGATCGAGCGGATCGACGGCACCCACCCGTTCGGGTTGAACCTCGGGTCTGATGGCAAGGCGCAGGTCCTCACTGGGATCATGGACTGCCTCGACCAGTTGCACGGCCTCAGCTCAGCACCCCCGGATCCGGAGTCAGACCGCATCGTGTACCACGAGAAGACGGTCAACCGGCTGTCTTCTATCCGCCGCCTGCTGCCGAACGTCGATCGCCCCTCGTTCGTCATCAATGGGCGCACCTGCCGCAACCCGCTGCATCCCCGCTACGCGGACTGGTTCGACGCGACGATGGATTGTCTGCCGACCGTGGACCATGCCCTCATCCACGGCGATCCGACCTTCTCGAACACCCTGGTGGACAAGGTCGGTGACATATGGCTGATCGATCCCCGAGGTACGTTCGGGCGGGCCGAGTGCTATGGCGATCCGCGGTACGACTGGGCCAAGCTCCTGTATTCGGTCGAGGGCAATTACGATCAGTTCAACCGCCGGAATTTTCGACTGACTGTTTCCGGGCAGGTCGTAGCCCTGGAAATCGCCTCCAATGGATGGGAGCAGCAGGGCCCGCTCATCAGCGAGCGCATCAAAGAGTCCGCAGTTGACATCGAAATCATCCATGCCCTCATCTGGCTCTCGTTGACGGGATACGCGCTCGACGATGTGGATTCCGCTATCGGCGCCTTCTACCAGGGCGTCTACCTCCTGGAGAAGGTTGCGGAATGA
- a CDS encoding Gfo/Idh/MocA family oxidoreductase, producing the protein MVGNGFMGRAHTLGLTVASLLAPDLPPVQLLSISGRDSNKARRSADQYRYREAFTDWRAQIDSAGLTAVDVVLPTELHHPAALAAIRAGHAVLCEKPLAVTAADAYEMWQTAAAADVVHMCGFNFRFAPAVRLAHDLVASGEIGQILAFDGSFLESLGLPEYDADSAAVWPPPPQDGALLGLGPHILDLALWLAGEPTVVQAQSKKLNPSSAARDDFFGGTLQFRSGAQGTIRGSRVAGGVTSECSFTVTGTRGALRWESPRLNELWHITPGHRSTLIEVTRPTDPFMSMWWPEPGHPISWTETFIHQAAHFLRAVAGMTTVRESAADFEDGYRCALVIDAMAAAARSGQPTPLAWPAAGLATP; encoded by the coding sequence ATGGTGGGCAACGGCTTCATGGGCCGAGCGCACACGCTAGGACTGACGGTCGCGAGCCTGCTGGCACCGGATCTCCCGCCGGTCCAGCTGCTGTCGATCTCGGGCCGTGACTCCAACAAGGCTCGGAGGTCGGCCGATCAGTACCGCTACCGAGAAGCGTTCACCGATTGGCGAGCGCAGATCGACAGCGCGGGCCTGACTGCTGTCGACGTGGTGCTGCCCACGGAGCTGCATCACCCCGCAGCCCTGGCAGCCATCAGAGCGGGCCACGCGGTCCTGTGCGAGAAGCCGTTGGCCGTGACGGCGGCCGACGCCTACGAGATGTGGCAGACGGCAGCAGCCGCCGACGTCGTCCACATGTGCGGCTTCAACTTCCGGTTCGCCCCCGCGGTGAGGCTCGCGCACGATCTCGTGGCGAGCGGCGAAATCGGTCAGATCCTTGCCTTCGACGGCTCATTCCTGGAATCTCTCGGTCTTCCGGAATACGACGCCGATTCTGCTGCGGTATGGCCGCCTCCGCCGCAGGACGGGGCGCTGCTCGGACTCGGACCGCACATCTTGGACCTGGCCCTCTGGCTCGCCGGCGAGCCCACGGTGGTCCAGGCGCAAAGCAAGAAGCTCAATCCCTCCTCGGCGGCCCGAGATGATTTCTTCGGCGGCACGTTGCAGTTCAGGTCCGGTGCTCAGGGAACGATCCGTGGGTCTCGGGTGGCGGGCGGCGTCACGAGCGAGTGCAGCTTCACGGTTACCGGGACGAGGGGGGCGCTGCGCTGGGAGTCACCACGGCTCAACGAGCTGTGGCACATCACTCCGGGGCATCGTTCGACCCTCATTGAGGTGACGCGCCCCACCGACCCCTTCATGTCGATGTGGTGGCCGGAGCCGGGCCATCCGATCAGCTGGACCGAAACCTTCATTCACCAGGCTGCGCACTTCTTGCGAGCGGTCGCAGGAATGACGACCGTACGGGAATCCGCCGCTGACTTCGAAGACGGCTACCGCTGCGCTCTTGTGATCGATGCCATGGCAGCCGCCGCTCGCTCCGGTCAGCCAACGCCTCTCGCATGGCCGGCGGCTGGCCTCGCCACCCCATGA
- a CDS encoding aldo/keto reductase codes for MKYRTMGLDPATRRTVSVLGLGAIKFGSAVDERTSFAILDRYVEAGGTFIDTANNYAFWLTGTRGGESESVLGRWRRARGIGDEVTIATKLGDRPVHEGISIDDVAKSSNVEGLAPKVILESAMQSMKRLGVDKLDLLYAHQDDMAVPQQNVVEAFAGLVSDGVVGLLGVSNQWSWRVERARVIAAAAGLPGYEVLQYQHSYLRRRTDMPGFRTVDGKPGNAGGDLLSYVRANPELTLVAYSALLGGAYTRADKPFDPDLDHAGTPIRLAALRAVAQEIGATPNQVVLAWLIGGEVPVIPLVGASSVAQLEESLAAVDLELTPEQRAKLDAVH; via the coding sequence ATGAAATACCGCACGATGGGCCTGGACCCGGCGACCCGGCGCACGGTGAGCGTGCTCGGTCTGGGCGCGATCAAGTTCGGGAGCGCCGTCGATGAGCGGACGTCGTTCGCGATCCTGGATCGGTATGTGGAGGCTGGCGGAACCTTTATAGACACGGCCAACAATTACGCCTTCTGGTTGACCGGCACTCGGGGCGGGGAGAGCGAGAGCGTACTGGGCCGGTGGCGACGGGCCCGCGGCATCGGCGACGAAGTCACGATCGCCACCAAGCTCGGGGACCGGCCCGTGCACGAGGGCATCAGCATCGACGATGTCGCCAAGTCCAGCAATGTCGAAGGACTCGCGCCGAAGGTGATCCTCGAGTCGGCGATGCAAAGCATGAAACGGCTCGGCGTGGACAAGCTCGACCTGCTGTACGCGCATCAGGACGACATGGCCGTGCCCCAACAGAACGTGGTGGAAGCCTTCGCCGGGCTGGTCTCCGACGGCGTCGTCGGCCTGCTTGGCGTGAGCAACCAATGGTCATGGCGTGTGGAGCGGGCTCGGGTCATTGCCGCCGCGGCCGGGCTTCCCGGTTACGAAGTGCTTCAGTATCAGCACAGCTATCTGCGCAGGCGGACGGACATGCCTGGCTTCCGGACCGTGGACGGCAAGCCCGGCAATGCCGGCGGAGATCTCCTGAGCTATGTCCGAGCGAACCCGGAACTCACCCTCGTGGCATACTCCGCGCTGCTCGGCGGTGCGTATACCCGGGCGGACAAGCCGTTCGATCCCGATCTGGATCATGCGGGTACGCCGATCAGGCTCGCCGCGCTGCGCGCGGTCGCGCAGGAGATCGGGGCGACGCCGAACCAGGTGGTGCTTGCCTGGCTCATCGGCGGGGAGGTTCCCGTCATCCCACTCGTCGGAGCTTCTTCCGTGGCCCAGCTGGAGGAGAGTCTCGCGGCGGTCGATCTGGAGCTGACTCCGGAACAGCGCGCAAAGCTGGACGCCGTCCACTGA
- a CDS encoding aldo/keto reductase, translating into MRYRKLGSSDLEVSEIALGLVYAIGVEVDLNRRCIEAAFDAGITFFNTANAYGRGAAEEALGNILSQHRRDSYVLATTVWGQMSDDETDRGLSAAQIAKQIDASLRRLRVDFVDLYQAHRFDPDVPVEETVEALQKVVQQGKARYLGFSEWTSEQINAAIEIGGPELFVSSQPQYSLLWRAPEAEIFRLCARHQISHVVWSPLGEGVLTGKYRPGQAPPPGSRAAGELRTSLMDPLMSERTLQAVERLRPIASGACLTMPQLALAWVLRRPEVASAITGASNPGQVHANAAASAVVLSDDVLEAVDEALGDVPVTGQRLAPLAEPGVRHRD; encoded by the coding sequence ATGCGCTACCGCAAGCTTGGCAGTTCCGATCTCGAGGTCTCGGAGATCGCGCTGGGACTGGTCTACGCCATCGGCGTTGAGGTCGATCTCAATCGCCGCTGTATCGAGGCAGCGTTCGACGCCGGCATCACGTTTTTCAACACCGCCAACGCGTACGGTCGAGGCGCGGCCGAGGAGGCCTTGGGAAATATTCTCTCCCAGCACCGACGCGACTCCTACGTTCTGGCGACTACCGTCTGGGGCCAGATGTCGGACGATGAAACCGACCGAGGGCTGTCGGCGGCGCAGATCGCCAAGCAGATCGATGCCTCACTCCGCCGGCTGCGGGTCGACTTTGTCGACCTCTACCAGGCGCACAGGTTCGACCCCGACGTGCCCGTCGAAGAGACCGTGGAGGCACTGCAGAAGGTGGTTCAGCAGGGAAAGGCACGGTATCTGGGGTTCAGCGAGTGGACGTCGGAACAGATCAACGCCGCCATCGAGATCGGCGGACCAGAGCTGTTCGTGTCGTCCCAGCCCCAGTACTCCTTGCTGTGGCGGGCCCCGGAAGCCGAGATCTTCCGATTGTGCGCCCGCCACCAGATCTCGCACGTCGTCTGGTCACCGCTCGGCGAGGGCGTGCTGACCGGCAAGTACCGGCCCGGGCAGGCGCCGCCGCCCGGTTCGCGGGCGGCCGGCGAGTTGAGGACCAGCTTGATGGACCCGCTGATGTCCGAGCGGACGCTTCAAGCCGTCGAGCGGCTGCGGCCCATCGCCAGCGGTGCTTGCCTGACCATGCCCCAGCTGGCCCTGGCCTGGGTACTGCGTCGTCCTGAAGTCGCCTCCGCGATCACCGGCGCCAGCAATCCCGGCCAGGTGCACGCCAACGCCGCCGCCTCGGCCGTCGTCCTCAGTGACGACGTGCTCGAGGCGGTCGACGAGGCTCTGGGGGACGTGCCGGTCACCGGGCAGAGGCTCGCACCGCTGGCCGAGCCCGGCGTCAGGCACCGCGACTAG
- a CDS encoding carbamoyltransferase C-terminal domain-containing protein, whose amino-acid sequence MSRTIVLGINSAHDAAACLLINGEIAVAVPEERLARTKHYEGYPHRAVDYCLRSAGLAGLTAVDTVVINEYVKDDTGLLVRQAGFNGDLIVNPSHHMLHAYYAWLASDLDRPAVLILDGAGYNYGEYERRQSPLLGAPPPFSEMEESESMYVVGDDDELRLVRKRWGLWSSSDPFLRFPSLGHMYSVASEYIFGHMMHAGKTMGLAPYGDASRFPDPIIEYTPDGLLIDTDWITKVPPRSSEPAHLDAICRDMAAKVQVELERAVLHLCQELHDLTGADELGLSGGVGLNSVTNGMILQQTPFRRLFVTPASGDSGVAIGAAFYGHQQTTGQRARVKSYDNYHGHSYSTEELQRAVDSRCAFVDAQLVVDVAEEAARDIIDGKFIGWFEGGSEFGPRALGHRSILCDPRPPEMRDRLNALVKFREPFRPYAASVLTEHVEDYFEAPDDDPFMMTVVQVRQSQASTIASVCHVDGTCRIQTVDRDHVGDYRRLIERFFALTGMPLVLNTSFNIRGEPVIETPDDAIECFLSCNLDVLYLGGFRITKSIVGTADSPERLVPSLGRGLSIWAVTDTEAGAAASPRYYCQKRTGHKTPISADEYAVLSEMDAQRSISDLAAARPGRTTEDVLRVVADLQQRGLVYLARPAQNG is encoded by the coding sequence GTGTCCAGGACGATCGTTCTCGGTATCAATTCGGCGCACGACGCCGCCGCCTGCCTGCTCATCAATGGCGAGATCGCCGTGGCCGTTCCCGAGGAACGGCTAGCCCGTACCAAGCATTATGAGGGCTATCCACATCGCGCCGTCGACTATTGTCTGCGATCGGCCGGCCTTGCCGGTCTGACCGCCGTCGACACGGTCGTCATCAACGAGTACGTCAAGGATGACACAGGCCTGCTGGTCCGTCAGGCCGGGTTCAACGGAGACCTCATCGTCAACCCGTCGCACCATATGCTGCACGCCTACTACGCCTGGCTGGCCTCCGACCTCGACCGCCCGGCGGTGCTGATCCTGGATGGCGCCGGCTACAACTACGGTGAGTACGAGCGGCGGCAGAGTCCGCTGCTCGGAGCTCCACCTCCCTTCTCCGAGATGGAAGAATCGGAGTCCATGTACGTGGTGGGTGACGACGATGAGCTGAGGCTGGTGCGCAAACGCTGGGGCTTGTGGTCATCCAGCGACCCGTTTCTGCGGTTTCCGAGCCTGGGGCACATGTACTCGGTGGCTTCTGAATACATCTTCGGGCACATGATGCACGCGGGTAAGACGATGGGACTGGCGCCCTACGGCGACGCATCCAGGTTTCCCGACCCGATCATCGAGTACACCCCCGACGGGCTTCTCATCGATACGGATTGGATCACCAAGGTGCCGCCTCGGTCCTCCGAGCCGGCCCACCTCGATGCCATCTGCCGAGATATGGCCGCCAAGGTCCAGGTTGAACTCGAGCGAGCGGTGCTGCACCTATGTCAGGAACTCCATGACCTGACCGGCGCCGACGAGCTGGGCTTGAGCGGCGGGGTGGGGCTCAACAGCGTGACCAACGGAATGATCCTGCAGCAGACTCCGTTCCGCCGCCTCTTCGTGACGCCGGCATCCGGTGACTCCGGGGTGGCGATTGGCGCCGCCTTCTACGGACACCAGCAGACCACTGGCCAACGCGCACGGGTGAAGTCCTACGACAACTACCACGGGCACTCGTACTCGACAGAAGAGCTACAACGGGCAGTCGACAGTCGCTGCGCGTTCGTCGACGCTCAACTGGTGGTAGACGTCGCCGAAGAAGCCGCTCGAGACATCATCGACGGCAAATTCATCGGCTGGTTCGAAGGGGGCAGCGAGTTCGGCCCGCGCGCGCTCGGCCACCGCAGCATCCTCTGCGATCCACGTCCACCCGAGATGCGAGACCGCCTGAATGCGCTGGTGAAGTTTCGTGAGCCCTTCCGCCCTTATGCCGCGTCGGTGCTCACCGAGCACGTCGAGGACTACTTCGAGGCGCCCGACGACGACCCGTTCATGATGACCGTCGTACAGGTGCGCCAGTCGCAGGCCAGCACCATCGCCAGCGTCTGTCACGTGGACGGCACCTGCCGCATCCAGACTGTCGACCGCGACCACGTGGGCGATTACCGTCGGCTGATCGAGCGGTTCTTCGCGCTGACCGGGATGCCCCTGGTGCTCAATACCTCGTTCAACATCCGCGGAGAACCGGTCATCGAGACGCCGGACGACGCCATCGAATGCTTCCTCAGTTGCAATCTGGATGTCCTGTATCTGGGTGGCTTCCGGATCACCAAATCCATCGTGGGCACCGCCGACAGTCCGGAGCGACTTGTTCCCAGCCTCGGTAGGGGCCTGTCGATCTGGGCGGTCACCGACACCGAAGCGGGCGCCGCGGCAAGCCCGCGGTATTACTGCCAGAAGAGGACAGGGCACAAGACCCCGATTTCGGCCGACGAATACGCTGTGCTGTCCGAGATGGACGCTCAGCGGAGCATCTCGGACCTGGCCGCGGCGCGGCCCGGGCGCACGACCGAAGATGTTCTGCGTGTCGTTGCCGACTTGCAGCAGCGTGGCCTGGTGTACCTCGCACGCCCAGCTCAGAACGGCTGA
- a CDS encoding class I SAM-dependent methyltransferase: MLVFVDLVAAYAAEGFAVSTGLNPTAFHNLHSVPFTWLVRDGVEVADGLGISLPEIYLLECLAVVQPAESILVIGNSFGWSTLALAIAQPQARVVGLDSAADRYSLEGLELTARLAERLNLHHVYPVRGTSPEDIPATVEERLDGRIDLAFVDGYHTSQQIVAEYRALRPFLTPTAMVLFHDVQYTGLQSGFDTIVEESGWQGTMLHATPSGIGFLTNEPSPALARVIAAFATDPSALEVVRKKGERFHAEFGS, encoded by the coding sequence ATGCTTGTTTTCGTAGATTTGGTGGCCGCCTATGCTGCGGAAGGCTTCGCGGTTTCCACCGGCCTCAACCCCACCGCTTTTCACAATCTGCACAGCGTCCCGTTCACGTGGCTGGTCCGCGACGGCGTCGAAGTGGCGGACGGACTAGGAATCTCGCTGCCGGAAATTTACCTGCTCGAGTGCCTCGCCGTAGTCCAACCGGCGGAGTCGATCCTGGTGATCGGCAACTCGTTTGGTTGGAGCACACTCGCGCTTGCGATCGCGCAGCCACAAGCGCGAGTGGTCGGGCTCGACTCGGCTGCGGACCGATACTCCCTTGAGGGCCTTGAACTAACCGCACGCCTTGCTGAGCGACTCAACCTCCACCACGTCTATCCCGTCAGAGGAACGTCACCGGAGGACATCCCCGCCACCGTCGAGGAGCGGCTCGATGGGCGGATAGATCTGGCCTTTGTCGACGGTTACCACACCAGTCAACAGATCGTCGCCGAGTACCGCGCGCTCCGTCCATTCCTGACGCCGACCGCGATGGTCTTGTTCCATGACGTCCAGTACACCGGACTGCAGTCGGGATTCGACACCATCGTCGAGGAATCCGGCTGGCAGGGCACGATGCTCCACGCCACACCGTCGGGCATCGGGTTTCTCACCAACGAGCCATCTCCAGCACTAGCACGGGTGATCGCGGCGTTCGCCACTGACCCTTCCGCCCTCGAGGTCGTCAGGAAGAAGGGAGAACGCTTCCACGCGGAATTCGGCAGCTGA
- a CDS encoding phytanoyl-CoA dioxygenase family protein encodes MSNEGHSSLIAKAVAEYPTLGYSILPGFFTEEELAPALSTLYETLPTPDAFVNGSAEFQESHRKNYRAGLVDWPYPSTELSLLALHPKLIELSEILLGSPDIRMYNGHVWVKYAGASYDQDHHRDYRGHTPVIASQDPEFAHVQYFILLSDVDEGNGPPMFVDNKLAENVPMHPHLAPRDAHPEFYEAEIPGVGPRGTVIAFDIDTFHRATDLKRDGASRYMLLSFFRRAEANWVAGPGRGILTEDAEWISFVENASRRQLDMLGFPAQGHRYWTEEIKQAYILRYPNADRSWLGIE; translated from the coding sequence ATGAGCAATGAGGGTCATTCATCTCTCATCGCAAAAGCGGTTGCAGAGTACCCGACGCTGGGTTACTCCATACTCCCCGGATTCTTTACCGAAGAGGAGCTGGCTCCCGCCCTAAGCACGTTATACGAGACGCTGCCAACGCCAGACGCATTCGTTAACGGATCGGCCGAATTTCAAGAATCCCACCGCAAGAACTATCGTGCAGGTCTTGTTGACTGGCCCTATCCAAGCACCGAACTCAGCCTGCTCGCATTGCATCCGAAGCTGATTGAGCTCTCCGAGATCCTCTTGGGCAGCCCGGACATCCGCATGTATAACGGGCACGTGTGGGTGAAGTATGCCGGCGCTTCCTACGACCAGGATCACCATCGCGATTATCGCGGACACACGCCTGTCATCGCGTCGCAGGATCCCGAGTTTGCCCACGTTCAATATTTCATCCTCCTGTCCGACGTGGACGAGGGCAACGGTCCGCCGATGTTCGTGGATAACAAGCTTGCCGAAAACGTTCCGATGCACCCCCATCTTGCCCCCCGTGACGCTCACCCGGAATTTTATGAGGCAGAGATTCCCGGAGTCGGGCCGAGGGGAACCGTGATCGCCTTCGACATCGACACCTTCCATCGCGCGACCGACCTGAAAAGGGACGGCGCGTCCCGGTACATGCTCCTGTCGTTCTTCCGGCGCGCTGAGGCGAACTGGGTAGCCGGTCCGGGCCGGGGGATTCTCACAGAAGACGCGGAGTGGATATCCTTCGTCGAAAACGCGAGCAGGCGGCAGCTCGACATGCTCGGCTTCCCCGCCCAGGGTCACCGCTACTGGACCGAGGAGATCAAGCAAGCGTACATCCTCCGCTATCCCAACGCGGATCGATCGTGGCTGGGGATCGAGTAG
- a CDS encoding sugar phosphate isomerase/epimerase — protein sequence MEAALSHIAALGFIDVEIGVLGDFCPHLDPQAPVNETVAHCVEAFDRHGLRPVALNTAPRIYCDDPRDRDELLTVAHRLLQLTAGLHCDLILDVGEREEGTDAGLRRAADVAREVFRRGREQYGVTVSVEAPHRGMNAQTIPETLRLLDLAGEDALGITYDTSHATCGGVPAEEGLRLIGDRITRVQARDHRGNDVHFTPGDGEYDWPALARFLTLNPRPVCLELEFDGRLTANQVADEVGRGREFLGRLTSAS from the coding sequence ATGGAGGCAGCCCTCAGTCACATCGCGGCGCTCGGATTTATCGACGTCGAAATAGGTGTGCTCGGTGATTTTTGCCCGCACCTGGACCCACAGGCGCCAGTAAATGAAACTGTCGCCCACTGCGTCGAGGCCTTTGACCGGCATGGGCTGCGCCCAGTAGCGTTGAACACGGCTCCCCGGATTTATTGCGATGATCCGCGTGACCGAGACGAATTGTTGACAGTTGCCCATCGCCTGCTGCAATTGACCGCCGGACTGCACTGCGACCTCATTCTGGACGTCGGCGAGCGGGAGGAGGGCACCGATGCCGGACTGCGCCGGGCCGCCGACGTGGCACGTGAGGTCTTCCGCAGGGGACGTGAGCAATATGGCGTCACGGTCAGCGTCGAGGCGCCGCATCGCGGGATGAACGCGCAGACCATCCCCGAGACGCTGCGGCTGCTCGACCTCGCCGGTGAGGACGCGCTCGGCATCACCTACGACACAAGCCACGCGACGTGCGGAGGGGTGCCCGCGGAGGAGGGGCTGCGTCTGATCGGCGATCGGATCACTCGGGTGCAGGCCCGTGATCACCGTGGCAACGACGTTCACTTCACCCCCGGCGACGGCGAGTACGACTGGCCCGCACTGGCCCGTTTCCTCACACTGAATCCCCGGCCGGTCTGCCTTGAGCTTGAGTTCGACGGGCGACTCACCGCCAACCAAGTCGCGGACGAGGTAGGCAGGGGACGTGAGTTCCTCGGCCGGCTGACGAGCGCTTCGTGA